The proteins below are encoded in one region of Candidatus Palauibacter soopunensis:
- a CDS encoding prolyl oligopeptidase family serine peptidase translates to GGAGGGGAGGGARPGYPPPNTPGGPAPGCGGRGPAGGGAPPRQLTAGAAEAEDSRFSPMWSPDGRWIAYISNRADWWHDDVWLVAVASGEAHRVSTSLMASSSPVWSPDGSSLVLMGTAKDEYWYQDLAYLYRIDLDLAGTAPRVLREVPLDMQVYATDAIMRFDPFWSGDGERIYFPYQQRGAFDLWSVPASGGVATRVTNVGGSWSSLHATPDGRRAAFTRDAATEGREAWFLDLDGGVPARLTDFSPDFEGVQRPAEISFRSFDGLYMQGFLYLPPAIRAARSAGSDPPACPALVQVHGGGTNSYTQGTNLVEQYLANEGFVVLAINYRGGSGFGREFQDLSVEDWLNDQSKDPGAAADWLRRQPYVNGRVGIYGGSYGGMQSMSAITRTPDKFDAAVPMRGIYSESLTLPYADRLGKIFTITGHGGTPEERPEVYAKSETLDRMDRITAPVLIMHGEFDVRAPFENFELAVEKLEALGKEFESKTYPEGHGFRDPSNSIDTYSRLQAFFDQHLGGCQAGGTPLG, encoded by the coding sequence GGGGGGGGGCGGGGGGCGGGGGGGCCGGGGGGGGGGCGCGGCCGGGCTACCCGCCCCCAAACACCCCCGGGGGGCCGGCCCCGGGGTGTGGGGGGCGGGGGCCCGCCGGGGGGGGGGCCCCGCCCCGGCAACTGACGGCCGGCGCGGCGGAGGCCGAAGACAGCCGCTTCAGCCCCATGTGGTCGCCGGACGGCCGGTGGATCGCCTACATCTCGAACCGGGCCGACTGGTGGCACGACGACGTGTGGCTTGTCGCCGTGGCGTCCGGCGAGGCGCACCGGGTCTCCACTTCCCTCATGGCCTCATCCAGCCCCGTCTGGTCGCCGGACGGATCGAGCCTCGTCCTGATGGGGACGGCCAAGGACGAGTACTGGTATCAGGATCTCGCGTACCTGTACCGGATCGACCTCGATCTCGCCGGCACCGCGCCCCGCGTCCTCCGGGAAGTGCCGCTCGACATGCAGGTCTACGCGACCGATGCGATCATGCGCTTCGACCCCTTCTGGTCCGGCGATGGCGAGCGCATCTACTTCCCGTACCAGCAGCGCGGTGCCTTCGACCTGTGGTCAGTCCCCGCCTCGGGCGGCGTCGCCACGCGGGTCACGAACGTCGGCGGGTCCTGGTCGTCCCTGCACGCGACGCCGGACGGCCGCCGCGCCGCGTTCACGCGCGATGCGGCGACGGAGGGCAGGGAAGCCTGGTTCCTCGACCTCGACGGCGGCGTCCCCGCCCGCCTGACGGACTTCTCGCCCGACTTCGAAGGCGTCCAGCGACCCGCGGAGATCTCCTTCCGCTCCTTCGACGGACTGTATATGCAGGGGTTCCTCTACCTGCCGCCGGCGATCCGGGCCGCGCGCTCCGCCGGCTCCGACCCGCCCGCCTGCCCGGCCCTCGTCCAGGTGCATGGAGGAGGGACGAACTCCTACACTCAGGGGACGAACCTCGTGGAGCAGTACCTCGCGAACGAGGGCTTCGTCGTGCTCGCCATCAACTATCGCGGAGGGTCCGGCTTCGGGCGCGAGTTCCAGGACCTTTCGGTGGAGGACTGGCTGAACGACCAGTCGAAGGATCCGGGCGCCGCGGCGGACTGGCTGCGCCGCCAGCCGTACGTCAACGGGCGCGTGGGCATCTACGGCGGCAGCTACGGAGGCATGCAGTCCATGTCCGCGATCACGCGCACGCCCGACAAGTTCGACGCGGCCGTCCCCATGCGCGGCATCTACTCCGAGTCTCTGACCCTGCCCTACGCGGACCGCTTGGGGAAGATCTTCACGATCACGGGGCACGGCGGGACGCCGGAGGAGCGGCCCGAGGTCTACGCAAAGAGCGAGACGCTCGACCGGATGGACCGCATTACGGCTCCCGTCCTCATCATGCATGGGGAGTTCGACGTAAGGGCGCCGTTCGAGAACTTCGAGCTCGCGGTCGAGAAGCTCGAGGCACTCGGCAAGGAATTCGAATCGAAGACGTACCCCGAGGGACACGGCTTCCGGGACCCCTCCAATTCGATCGACACGTACAGTCGGCTCCAGGCCTTTTTCGACCAGCACCTGGGAGGATGCCAAGCCGGCGGCACGCCTCTAGGTTAG
- a CDS encoding Ig-like domain-containing protein, which produces MPARITLDPEEVAVVAGDTVRVRARVLNDRAQPISDAVVTWTSSDPAIATVDATGLVTGLKEGNASLTATSGPVSNSAPVAVHSLDRPILMDIYNGTFGSDWTDNTNWGSNEPVGSWYGVTANDQSRVTAIDLSENGLKGQLPEDFGSLAFLTELRVHGNAALSGPIPASLAELGIQTLQYGGTMLCTVRDEGFQAWLNAIPTRDGEFLACNEERSDLMKLYEAMGGDSWTESGNWGTDAPLENWYGIAVDDSTGRVTTINLNRNNLSGEIPTEIQYFPHLRVLRLDYNRLEGGIPAEIGLLTELRRMDIDGNGFQGEIPPEIGNLENLRVLWLGGGENQLSGPIPPELGNLDSLRILHLYEARFEGAIPEEFGHLTELETLRISETKIEGGLPESLAALGRLREIILYENELSDPLPSWLGQLDSLRVLLVSDNRIEGPIPAELGQIDSLAVLVIDNNQLSGPLPPELGDASELFRIWVQGNADLSGPLPEGLTQLEELWELIAEDTGLCMPQTPAFRNWMESVYFKTRIQLCGGEAHAEAYLIQAAQSREFPVPLVAGREALLRVFVASEQETGAMLPPVRATFFADGAEVHVEEIPAGSSAIPTEVQEGELDLSPHAVIAADVIQPGLEMVVEIDPDGTLDPNLGVSKRIPESGRMMVDVRAVPPLLLTLLPMVWTGDNDREAQTFVSTADPEDEFFWQTRTYLPVADIEITRHASVTVDSNVSGDLIADVGRIRVMEDGVGHWVGMIPEIGGNIAGRATFPFFSDEIPYSGKVAISVLSAETFAHELGHNLSLFHVLCSGNEGGPDVSYPYEGGGIGIWGWDSRDGGSLVDPTTNVRDFMTYCDPTWVSDYYFTNMLRYRLQDTLEVWEAPAASRTLLVSGGADADGALHLDPAFVVDARPELPHAPGPYTLTGRRADGSELFSLSFDMGVIWDGDGESGFTFALPVEPAWETVLASLSLHGPGGSVEIAEGSEPPMAILRDPGTGQVRAIFRDLPSGPLAQSAAEDLAPEPGLEVLVSSGLPGASAWRR; this is translated from the coding sequence GTGCCGGCGAGAATCACGCTGGATCCGGAAGAGGTCGCGGTCGTGGCGGGCGACACGGTTCGCGTGCGTGCGCGGGTCCTGAACGACCGGGCGCAGCCGATCTCGGATGCGGTCGTGACGTGGACGAGCAGCGATCCGGCCATCGCGACGGTCGATGCCACCGGGCTCGTCACCGGTCTGAAAGAGGGCAACGCGAGTCTCACCGCCACATCGGGCCCCGTCTCGAATTCCGCTCCGGTCGCGGTGCACAGCCTGGACCGCCCGATCCTCATGGACATCTACAACGGTACGTTCGGCTCCGACTGGACCGACAACACCAACTGGGGATCCAACGAGCCGGTCGGAAGCTGGTACGGCGTGACGGCGAACGATCAGTCCCGCGTGACGGCGATCGACCTGAGCGAGAACGGCCTGAAGGGTCAGCTTCCGGAGGACTTCGGCAGTCTGGCCTTCCTCACCGAACTGCGTGTGCACGGAAATGCGGCGCTCTCCGGCCCCATCCCGGCTTCTCTTGCGGAGTTGGGCATACAGACGCTGCAGTACGGCGGCACGATGCTGTGCACGGTGCGGGACGAGGGATTCCAGGCGTGGCTGAACGCGATTCCGACGCGCGATGGTGAGTTCCTCGCCTGCAACGAGGAACGGTCGGACCTGATGAAGTTGTACGAGGCCATGGGCGGAGACAGCTGGACGGAATCGGGCAACTGGGGAACCGACGCCCCGCTGGAGAACTGGTACGGCATCGCGGTCGACGATTCGACGGGGCGGGTCACTACGATCAACCTGAATCGCAACAACCTGTCGGGAGAGATCCCGACCGAGATCCAGTATTTTCCGCACCTGCGGGTCCTGCGACTGGACTACAACCGGCTCGAGGGCGGGATCCCGGCGGAGATCGGCCTCCTCACCGAACTGCGGCGGATGGACATCGACGGGAACGGGTTCCAGGGTGAGATCCCGCCCGAAATCGGAAACCTGGAGAACCTGAGGGTGCTGTGGCTCGGCGGAGGGGAAAACCAGCTGTCCGGTCCCATCCCACCCGAACTGGGCAACCTCGATAGCCTCCGGATACTCCACCTGTACGAGGCCCGGTTCGAAGGTGCGATTCCGGAGGAGTTCGGCCACCTGACCGAACTGGAGACCCTCCGTATCTCTGAGACGAAGATCGAGGGGGGACTGCCCGAGAGTCTGGCAGCGCTCGGAAGGCTCCGAGAGATCATCCTCTACGAGAACGAGTTGTCGGACCCCCTTCCTTCCTGGCTTGGCCAACTCGACAGCCTGCGGGTCCTCCTTGTCTCCGACAACAGGATCGAGGGCCCGATTCCAGCGGAACTGGGACAGATCGACAGTCTCGCCGTTCTCGTGATCGACAACAACCAACTGTCCGGCCCGCTGCCGCCGGAGTTGGGCGATGCCAGCGAACTCTTTCGGATATGGGTCCAGGGCAATGCCGATCTGTCGGGCCCCCTGCCGGAAGGCTTGACCCAGCTCGAGGAACTCTGGGAGTTGATCGCGGAGGACACCGGACTGTGCATGCCTCAGACACCCGCCTTCAGAAACTGGATGGAGTCGGTGTATTTCAAGACCCGGATCCAGTTGTGCGGCGGGGAGGCCCACGCCGAGGCCTACCTCATTCAGGCGGCGCAGTCGCGCGAGTTCCCCGTGCCGCTCGTCGCCGGCAGGGAGGCGCTCCTGCGCGTGTTCGTGGCGTCCGAACAGGAAACGGGTGCCATGCTCCCGCCGGTGCGGGCCACCTTCTTCGCGGACGGCGCGGAGGTGCACGTCGAGGAAATCCCGGCGGGTTCTTCCGCGATACCAACGGAGGTACAGGAAGGCGAACTCGATCTTTCGCCCCACGCCGTCATCGCCGCCGACGTGATCCAGCCCGGACTGGAGATGGTCGTGGAGATCGACCCGGATGGGACGCTCGATCCGAATCTCGGCGTGTCGAAGCGCATCCCCGAGAGCGGACGGATGATGGTCGATGTGAGGGCCGTGCCCCCGCTGCTTCTGACCCTGCTCCCCATGGTCTGGACCGGGGACAACGACCGCGAAGCCCAGACGTTCGTGAGTACCGCCGACCCGGAAGACGAATTCTTCTGGCAGACGAGGACGTATCTCCCGGTGGCGGACATCGAGATCACACGGCATGCGAGCGTGACGGTCGATTCGAACGTCTCCGGCGACCTCATAGCCGATGTCGGAAGGATCCGGGTCATGGAGGATGGGGTGGGACACTGGGTGGGTATGATCCCGGAGATCGGGGGTAACATCGCGGGCCGTGCGACCTTCCCGTTCTTCTCGGATGAGATCCCGTACTCCGGAAAGGTCGCAATCTCGGTTTTGAGCGCGGAGACGTTCGCGCACGAACTCGGACATAACCTGAGCCTGTTCCACGTGCTGTGTTCGGGGAACGAAGGCGGCCCCGATGTGAGCTACCCCTACGAAGGCGGGGGGATCGGCATCTGGGGCTGGGACTCGCGGGACGGCGGGTCGCTGGTGGACCCGACGACCAACGTGCGGGACTTCATGACGTATTGCGATCCGACGTGGGTCAGCGACTACTATTTCACGAACATGCTGCGCTACCGGCTACAGGATACCCTCGAGGTATGGGAGGCCCCGGCCGCCAGCCGGACGCTGCTCGTATCCGGTGGGGCCGACGCGGACGGTGCCCTCCACCTCGATCCCGCCTTTGTCGTCGACGCGCGTCCCGAACTGCCGCACGCCCCCGGGCCGTACACGCTGACCGGAAGGCGCGCCGACGGCAGCGAACTGTTCTCGCTCAGCTTCGACATGGGAGTGATCTGGGACGGGGACGGGGAGTCCGGATTCACGTTCGCGCTTCCCGTGGAGCCGGCATGGGAGACGGTGTTGGCGAGTCTCTCCCTCCACGGGCCGGGCGGCAGCGTCGAGATCGCCGAGGGGAGCGAGCCGCCGATGGCGATCCTGCGGGATCCGGGCACGGGGCAGGTCCGCGCCATCTTCCGCGACCTGCCTTCCGGCCCGCTGGCCCAGAGCGCGGCGGAGGATCTCGCTCCGGAGCCGGGGCTCGAAGTGCTGGTGAGCAGCGGGCTCCCCGGCGCGTCGGCCTGGCGCCGGTGA